A genome region from Mycobacterium florentinum includes the following:
- a CDS encoding FAD-dependent oxidoreductase yields the protein MAGIGNHAVVLGASMAGLLAARSLSEFFDAVTVVERDPLPDTGVPRRGVPQGRHLHALLPRGAQVIEEFFPGILDELVVDGAHYMDGRDLSQLHYNVGGHLLARSGSATGCTAYLATRPFLEDHVRARLRTIGNVTLLDEHDIVELTATPDHHRVTGARVVGRRSGEELTLRADLVVDATGRAARTPTWLDALGYDRTREDQVMVELTYVSQLLSMAPDALHELGFLVGPVPGRPRGLAILHTENDTWVFTVFGIASHGPHPDLRSMCEFVEDIAPPQLLAAVKAAKPIGEPTRHRQPSSRWRRYDKLRRFPQGLLVIGDAICSFNPIYGQGMTVAALEALALRDCLSRGTVNLARRFFQAAAIPIRTAWELSANPDLCLPEIEGTPPVLTRLLNAYVDRVLTAAEYDPAALNQFFRVTSLVEPAARLLRPGMLWRAALANRRRPRPSVQYEAGLVRSVAV from the coding sequence ATGGCGGGGATCGGCAATCACGCGGTGGTATTGGGAGCGAGCATGGCCGGTCTGCTGGCCGCGCGGTCGCTCAGCGAGTTCTTCGACGCGGTGACGGTGGTGGAACGCGACCCGCTGCCCGACACCGGCGTCCCGCGCCGGGGTGTGCCCCAGGGCAGGCACTTGCACGCCCTGCTGCCGCGCGGTGCGCAGGTAATCGAGGAATTCTTCCCCGGCATCCTCGACGAGCTCGTCGTCGACGGCGCGCATTACATGGACGGCCGGGACTTGTCACAGCTGCACTACAACGTGGGCGGGCATCTGCTGGCCCGCAGCGGCAGCGCCACCGGATGTACCGCCTACCTCGCCACCCGGCCTTTCCTGGAGGACCACGTCCGCGCGCGGCTGCGCACCATCGGTAACGTGACGCTGCTCGACGAGCACGACATCGTGGAATTGACCGCGACACCGGACCACCATCGCGTCACCGGGGCGCGGGTCGTCGGCCGTCGCAGCGGCGAAGAACTCACGCTGCGGGCCGATTTGGTGGTCGACGCGACCGGACGAGCCGCCCGCACGCCGACCTGGCTGGACGCACTGGGCTACGACCGCACACGCGAGGACCAGGTCATGGTGGAGCTGACCTACGTGAGCCAGTTGCTGAGCATGGCACCGGATGCGCTGCACGAACTCGGTTTCCTCGTCGGACCGGTGCCGGGCCGGCCGCGCGGGCTGGCGATTCTGCATACGGAGAACGACACCTGGGTGTTCACCGTGTTCGGGATAGCCAGTCACGGGCCACACCCCGACCTGAGGTCGATGTGCGAATTCGTCGAGGACATTGCCCCGCCCCAGCTGCTGGCCGCGGTAAAGGCAGCCAAACCCATCGGAGAGCCCACGCGGCATCGTCAGCCGTCCAGCCGGTGGCGCCGCTACGACAAGTTGCGGCGATTCCCCCAGGGCCTGCTGGTCATCGGCGACGCGATCTGCAGTTTCAACCCGATCTACGGCCAGGGCATGACGGTGGCCGCGCTCGAGGCGTTGGCGCTGCGCGACTGCTTATCCCGCGGCACAGTCAATTTGGCGCGGCGGTTCTTCCAGGCCGCGGCAATCCCGATCCGCACGGCCTGGGAACTGTCGGCCAATCCTGACCTCTGCCTGCCCGAAATCGAGGGCACCCCGCCGGTGCTCACCCGGCTGCTCAACGCGTACGTCGATCGGGTGCTCACCGCGGCCGAATACGACCCCGCCGCGCTCAATCAATTCTTCAGGGTGACCTCGCTCGTCGAACCCGCCGCTCGGCTGCTTCGCCCGGGCATGCTGTGGCGGGCTGCCCTCGCCAACCGCAGACGCCCGCGCCCCAGCGTGCAGTACGAAGCCGGACTGGTCCGCAGCGTGGCCGTCTAA
- a CDS encoding metal ABC transporter permease, whose translation MNNQLSDVLDHLLSFDITARLLNHDFVQQALLAAALLGLVAGLIGPFIVMRQMSFAVHGSSELSLTGAAFALLVGFQVGLGALIGSAVAAALFGVLGQRARERDSVTGVVLAFGLGLAVLFIYLYPGRTTTSFALLTGQIVGVGYTGLATLALVCLLVIGVLATCYRPLLFATVDPDVAVARGVPVRALGIVFAALVGVVAAQAVQIVGALLVMSLLITPAASAARVVASPAAAIVASVIFAEVAAVGGIVLSLAPGVPVSVFVATISFLIYLFCWLAGRRREAST comes from the coding sequence ATGAACAACCAGCTCTCCGACGTGCTGGATCACCTGCTCTCGTTCGACATCACCGCCCGTCTGCTGAACCACGACTTCGTCCAGCAGGCACTGCTGGCGGCGGCCCTGCTGGGACTGGTGGCCGGGCTGATCGGCCCGTTCATCGTGATGCGCCAGATGTCGTTCGCCGTGCACGGATCGAGCGAATTGTCGTTGACCGGAGCGGCATTCGCGTTACTGGTCGGGTTCCAAGTGGGCCTGGGCGCGCTGATCGGCAGCGCCGTGGCGGCCGCACTGTTCGGCGTGCTCGGCCAGCGGGCCCGGGAGCGCGATTCGGTGACCGGGGTGGTGCTGGCGTTCGGGCTGGGCCTGGCGGTGCTGTTCATCTACCTCTACCCGGGACGCACGACGACGAGCTTCGCGTTGCTCACCGGTCAGATCGTCGGGGTGGGCTACACCGGACTGGCGACGCTGGCGCTGGTTTGCCTGCTGGTCATCGGCGTGCTGGCGACGTGCTATCGGCCGCTGCTGTTCGCCACCGTCGACCCCGACGTCGCGGTGGCCCGCGGGGTTCCGGTGCGGGCGCTGGGCATTGTGTTCGCCGCGCTGGTCGGTGTGGTGGCCGCGCAGGCCGTACAGATCGTCGGTGCGCTGCTGGTGATGTCGTTGCTGATCACGCCGGCGGCCTCGGCCGCCCGGGTGGTCGCCTCGCCGGCGGCGGCCATCGTCGCCTCGGTGATCTTCGCCGAGGTCGCCGCGGTGGGCGGCATCGTGCTGTCGCTGGCGCCCGGCGTCCCGGTGTCGGTTTTCGTCGCAACGATCTCGTTTCTGATCTATCTATTTTGCTGGCTGGCGGGACGACGGCGGGAGGCCAGCACTTAA
- a CDS encoding SLC13 family permease gives MALTVSLLLLAVVLGFAVARPRGWPEALAAVPAALIVIAIGAISVHQAAQQVAGLSGVVAFLGAVLVLAKLCDEEGLFEAAGAAIARTPRGSHGLLRHVFVIAATITAVLSLDATVVLLTPVVLAAVRRLRTPLRPYAYATAHLANGASLLLPVSNLTNLLAFHVAKVSFTQFTLMMALPWLATVATLYLVFRGFFARDLRVAPNPEQLGPAPRPPVFVLVVVALTLAGFAFSEPLGVAPAWVALAGASVLAVRSLRRRHTTVVEILRSAQVSFLVFVLALGVVVQAVTRNGMDRVMSAVLPHGSGLPALLAIATVAAVLANIVNNLPATLVLLPLVAPAGPVAVLAVLIGVNIGPNLTYVGSLSNLLWRRVLRQNNVEAGVGEYTRLGVCTVPPALVVAVVALWGSARLLGIT, from the coding sequence TTGGCGTTAACCGTCTCGCTGCTGCTGCTTGCCGTGGTCCTGGGGTTCGCCGTCGCGCGCCCGCGGGGCTGGCCAGAGGCGCTGGCCGCGGTGCCGGCCGCGCTCATCGTGATTGCGATCGGCGCGATCTCGGTCCACCAGGCGGCCCAGCAGGTCGCCGGGTTGTCGGGTGTGGTCGCGTTTCTGGGCGCGGTGCTGGTGCTGGCCAAACTGTGCGACGAGGAAGGGTTGTTCGAGGCGGCGGGCGCGGCGATCGCGCGCACACCCCGCGGCTCGCACGGTCTGCTGCGGCACGTGTTCGTCATCGCCGCCACCATCACCGCCGTCCTGAGCCTGGACGCGACCGTGGTGTTGCTGACCCCGGTGGTGCTGGCCGCGGTGCGCCGGCTACGAACTCCCTTGCGCCCCTATGCCTATGCGACGGCACACCTCGCCAACGGCGCCTCGCTGCTGCTCCCGGTGTCCAACCTGACCAACCTGCTGGCATTCCACGTCGCGAAGGTCTCCTTCACCCAGTTCACCCTGATGATGGCGCTGCCCTGGCTGGCCACGGTCGCCACGCTGTACCTGGTCTTCCGTGGCTTTTTCGCCCGCGATCTGCGCGTCGCCCCCAACCCGGAGCAACTCGGCCCGGCGCCGCGGCCCCCGGTATTCGTGTTGGTGGTCGTGGCGCTGACGCTGGCCGGGTTCGCGTTCTCCGAGCCGCTGGGGGTGGCCCCCGCGTGGGTGGCGCTGGCCGGCGCGTCGGTGCTGGCGGTGCGCAGCCTGCGCCGCCGCCACACGACGGTGGTGGAAATCCTGCGCTCGGCCCAGGTTTCGTTTCTGGTGTTCGTGCTGGCGCTGGGCGTCGTGGTGCAAGCGGTGACGCGCAACGGGATGGACCGGGTGATGTCCGCGGTGCTTCCGCACGGGTCGGGGCTGCCCGCGTTGCTTGCCATCGCCACGGTGGCCGCCGTGCTGGCCAACATCGTCAACAATCTGCCCGCAACGCTGGTGCTGTTGCCGCTGGTCGCCCCCGCCGGGCCGGTTGCGGTCCTGGCGGTGCTGATCGGGGTCAACATCGGGCCCAACCTGACCTATGTCGGTTCGCTGTCAAACCTTTTGTGGCGGCGGGTGCTTCGCCAGAACAACGTCGAGGCCGGCGTCGGCGAGTACACCCGCTTGGGGGTGTGCACGGTGCCGCCGGCCCTGGTGGTGGCGGTCGTTGCGCTGTGGGGGTCCGCGCGGCTGCTGGGCATCACCTAA
- a CDS encoding LuxR C-terminal-related transcriptional regulator, whose product MIGAEPLTGRDSELGSIRRALSAVGNHSGVVIAGAAGVGKTWLAHEALRRAAAAGERTKWIVGTDSAHALPLGAFIGSLGEAMSNPLTDVQRVINSFVAQQRRGRVVVGVDDAHLLDGLSALVVHQLAQSGGVRLVVTIRTGSDEPDAVTALWKDGPLQRLDLEPLSAAATREVIESKLDGPVDARSAARFQKLTGGNALFLRQLLADQVAAGRMRKTAGVWMWDGDVAVSASLSDTLGRQMGRLSPGMAMVVDTLSQCEPLAVGVLCDLVDRSDLAAAERLGLVSVERTAAGLTARLAHPLFGELRRASAGELYLSEIRGRLATRLGNDGDADMQATVRRALLRLESDLDPDPGLYLESARHAMTLLDLDLADRFATAATQAGAPGAAGLRAMNLALLGRGEAAEAALRELADGDVPDSHHWATLRAANLIWMLSNPRDAAAILDGLASAAESPAQLAERLAVQACVDAVSARCELAAENARAALAFPELPGFHAMMASVALIMSMGALGQVDELTDVAHHALHRATTSFQASPMRFWFGAVYGRACRLTGRIGEFVHAARQLADGARDIPGLAYANLASLSAGAELARGSVAEAARLIHEAVAGVQIHAVTTGLRPASYFALTEAHAKLGQADEANDALAAARSCVSPDYLFMQTALSLAEGWAMAANGHLTEAVACVLDAARLARERRQPTHELACIQAAAQWGDASQAPRARELADLLPLPLSDAVVSHVAALLACDGEGLLAASAAYRAIGDRVAAADAAAQASVAFDECQHHRRGMYAAALARELADECGGLHTPALRTPTGIKLSGRQRDVVELVVAGLSNRDIAEQLVMSVRTVEGHVYRACQRVGAQSREELASIIRSGPCAGPS is encoded by the coding sequence GTGATCGGCGCTGAGCCGCTGACCGGGCGTGACAGTGAATTGGGAAGCATTCGCCGCGCCCTCAGTGCGGTGGGCAATCACTCGGGCGTGGTAATCGCCGGAGCCGCCGGCGTGGGCAAGACTTGGCTGGCCCACGAGGCGCTGCGGCGCGCCGCGGCGGCGGGGGAGCGGACGAAGTGGATCGTCGGCACCGATTCGGCGCACGCGCTACCGCTGGGCGCGTTCATCGGCTCGCTGGGCGAAGCGATGTCGAATCCGTTGACCGATGTCCAGCGGGTGATCAATTCGTTTGTCGCGCAACAGCGTCGGGGCCGGGTGGTGGTCGGGGTCGACGACGCGCACCTGCTGGACGGATTGTCTGCCCTCGTCGTCCATCAGCTGGCCCAGTCGGGTGGGGTCCGACTGGTGGTCACAATCCGCACCGGGAGCGACGAACCCGACGCGGTGACGGCGCTGTGGAAGGACGGCCCGCTGCAACGGCTCGATCTGGAACCGCTCTCGGCCGCGGCGACGCGTGAGGTCATCGAGAGCAAGCTGGACGGTCCGGTCGACGCGCGCAGTGCGGCCCGGTTCCAAAAGCTCACCGGTGGGAACGCCCTGTTCCTGCGGCAGCTGCTGGCCGATCAGGTGGCCGCGGGACGGATGCGTAAGACGGCCGGGGTATGGATGTGGGACGGCGATGTCGCGGTCTCGGCGAGCCTGTCCGACACGCTGGGTCGCCAAATGGGTCGCCTGAGCCCGGGGATGGCGATGGTGGTCGACACGCTGTCGCAATGTGAGCCGCTGGCCGTCGGCGTGCTGTGCGATCTGGTGGACCGCAGCGACCTGGCCGCCGCCGAGCGGCTGGGCCTGGTGAGCGTCGAACGCACCGCCGCCGGCCTGACGGCCCGGCTCGCGCACCCGCTCTTCGGCGAGCTGCGCCGCGCGAGCGCCGGCGAGCTGTATCTCTCGGAAATCCGGGGCAGGCTCGCGACGCGGTTGGGCAACGACGGCGACGCCGACATGCAAGCCACCGTTCGCCGAGCACTGCTGCGTCTCGAGTCGGATCTCGATCCCGATCCCGGGCTCTACCTGGAATCGGCGCGCCACGCCATGACGCTGCTCGATCTGGATCTGGCCGACCGGTTCGCCACTGCGGCCACGCAAGCCGGCGCGCCCGGGGCGGCCGGTTTGCGCGCCATGAACCTGGCGTTGCTCGGACGCGGCGAGGCGGCAGAGGCGGCGTTACGCGAGTTGGCGGACGGCGACGTGCCGGACAGCCACCACTGGGCGACGCTGCGAGCGGCCAACCTCATTTGGATGCTGAGCAATCCGCGGGATGCGGCCGCGATCCTCGACGGCCTCGCCTCGGCAGCCGAGAGTCCCGCGCAGCTGGCGGAGCGGCTGGCGGTGCAAGCGTGCGTGGACGCGGTGTCGGCGCGGTGTGAGCTTGCGGCCGAAAATGCCCGTGCCGCACTGGCTTTCCCCGAGTTGCCGGGATTTCACGCGATGATGGCCTCGGTCGCGTTGATCATGTCGATGGGAGCGCTGGGACAGGTCGACGAGCTGACCGATGTGGCTCACCATGCGCTGCATCGCGCGACGACATCTTTTCAGGCGTCTCCCATGCGGTTTTGGTTCGGCGCGGTGTACGGCCGCGCCTGCCGGCTGACCGGACGAATCGGCGAATTTGTACATGCGGCAAGGCAACTGGCCGACGGGGCCCGTGACATCCCCGGGCTGGCCTACGCGAATCTCGCCTCGCTGTCCGCCGGCGCCGAACTGGCCCGAGGCTCGGTCGCCGAGGCGGCTCGGCTGATACACGAAGCCGTTGCCGGGGTGCAAATACACGCCGTCACAACGGGTTTACGGCCCGCGAGCTATTTCGCGCTCACCGAGGCGCACGCCAAGCTCGGCCAAGCCGACGAAGCCAATGACGCTCTCGCCGCGGCACGATCGTGCGTTTCCCCGGATTATCTGTTCATGCAAACCGCCCTGTCCCTGGCCGAGGGCTGGGCGATGGCGGCAAACGGCCACTTGACCGAGGCCGTAGCGTGCGTACTGGACGCGGCCCGGCTGGCTCGCGAGCGCCGCCAGCCCACGCACGAACTGGCCTGCATCCAGGCCGCGGCGCAATGGGGCGATGCCTCGCAGGCGCCACGGGCGCGGGAGCTGGCCGACCTGTTGCCGCTGCCGCTGAGCGACGCCGTCGTGTCGCATGTGGCGGCGCTGCTGGCTTGCGACGGCGAGGGTCTGCTCGCGGCCTCGGCGGCCTACCGGGCGATCGGTGATCGGGTCGCGGCCGCCGACGCGGCGGCGCAGGCCTCCGTTGCGTTCGACGAATGCCAGCACCATCGCCGCGGCATGTATGCCGCGGCGCTGGCCCGGGAATTGGCCGATGAATGTGGCGGGTTGCACACGCCGGCGCTGCGGACTCCGACGGGGATCAAGCTCTCGGGTCGCCAGCGCGACGTCGTCGAACTCGTCGTGGCCGGTCTGTCCAACCGCGACATCGCCGAGCAGCTGGTGATGTCGGTGCGCACCGTCGAGGGCCACGTGTACCGGGCCTGCCAGCGGGTTGGGGCGCAGTCGCGCGAGGAGCTGGCGTCGATCATTCGATCGGGACCCTGCGCCGGACCGAGCTGA
- a CDS encoding glycerophosphodiester phosphodiesterase: MLIAVALLMPLPVSGAQAPAFDLQAHRGGRGETTEESLRAFAKSLELGVSTLELDIVITADGQPLVWHDPTIDAQKCADTGPAFAGDPQYPYVGKLVHELTLAQIHTLDCGRLLDEFPRAEVLRGNKIATLPQVFALADSYQAAVRYNIEAKVEADQPGRSAEPQQFVDVILAAVRSAGKVSSVEIQSFDWRTLPMVHQAEPSIPLVALYNEETWVPGSPWLAGINAAVVGDAMVGALMTGANIVSPRYQLVAGKPYVDHAHALGLKVIPWTVNDTGAMRDQIGYGVDGIITDYPALLRGVMADLGMPLPPACHRG; encoded by the coding sequence ATGCTGATCGCCGTCGCGTTGCTGATGCCGCTGCCGGTGTCCGGTGCGCAAGCGCCCGCCTTCGATCTTCAGGCCCATCGCGGTGGGCGCGGTGAAACCACCGAGGAATCGCTGCGCGCCTTCGCCAAATCGCTCGAACTCGGAGTCAGCACACTCGAACTCGACATCGTCATCACCGCGGACGGACAACCCCTGGTATGGCACGACCCGACGATCGACGCGCAGAAATGTGCCGACACGGGGCCGGCATTCGCGGGCGACCCGCAATACCCCTATGTCGGCAAGCTGGTGCACGAGCTCACCCTGGCGCAGATCCACACCCTGGATTGCGGGCGCTTACTAGACGAGTTTCCGCGCGCGGAAGTGCTGCGGGGCAACAAGATAGCGACCCTGCCGCAGGTCTTCGCACTCGCCGACTCGTATCAAGCCGCGGTGCGCTACAACATCGAGGCCAAGGTGGAGGCCGACCAGCCGGGCAGATCGGCCGAACCGCAACAGTTCGTGGACGTCATACTCGCGGCCGTTAGGTCGGCGGGCAAGGTCTCTTCCGTTGAGATTCAGAGCTTCGACTGGCGCACCCTGCCGATGGTGCACCAGGCCGAACCGTCGATTCCGTTGGTGGCCTTGTACAACGAGGAGACCTGGGTGCCGGGTTCGCCGTGGCTGGCCGGCATCAACGCCGCGGTCGTCGGCGACGCGATGGTCGGCGCTTTGATGACGGGGGCAAACATCGTCTCTCCCCGATACCAGCTCGTCGCCGGCAAGCCGTACGTCGACCACGCACATGCTTTGGGGCTCAAGGTTATTCCCTGGACCGTCAACGACACCGGCGCGATGCGCGACCAAATCGGCTACGGCGTCGACGGCATCATCACCGACTATCCCGCGCTGCTGCGCGGTGTGATGGCCGACCTCGGCATGCCGTTGCCGCCGGCCTGTCACCGCGGTTAG
- a CDS encoding metal ABC transporter ATP-binding protein: protein MPVIDQAVEATERQPPAVSLTGARLAFGDRVLWDDLDLSVSPGEFIAVLGPNGTGKTSLLKVLLGQLLLSAGAALVGGKEVTSGSGDIGYVPQHRPIDRDVMLVGRDLVRLGIDGNRWGVMPLRSAERGRRRLAVQQALAQVNGEPLADVRVGLMSGGELQRMRIAQALASDPMLLLCDEPLLTLDPANAKLVAALIDRRRREANTTVMVVTHEINTILPYVDRVLYLVDGRFRIGTVDQVMNTETLSTLYRADIQVVKVNDRYVVIGEDSGYAL, encoded by the coding sequence ATGCCCGTAATTGACCAAGCGGTCGAGGCGACCGAGCGGCAGCCACCCGCGGTGTCGCTGACCGGCGCCCGGCTGGCGTTCGGCGATCGTGTCCTGTGGGACGACCTCGACCTGTCGGTGTCGCCGGGTGAGTTCATCGCGGTGCTCGGCCCGAACGGCACCGGCAAGACCTCACTGCTCAAGGTGCTGCTCGGACAACTGCTGCTGAGCGCCGGCGCCGCACTGGTGGGCGGCAAGGAAGTCACCTCGGGCAGCGGCGACATCGGCTATGTGCCGCAACACCGTCCGATCGACCGGGACGTGATGCTGGTCGGGCGCGACCTGGTCCGGCTGGGTATCGACGGGAACCGCTGGGGCGTCATGCCGTTGCGCTCCGCCGAGCGCGGCCGCCGCCGGCTGGCCGTGCAGCAGGCGCTGGCACAGGTCAACGGCGAGCCGCTGGCCGACGTCCGCGTCGGGCTGATGTCGGGCGGGGAGTTGCAGCGGATGCGCATCGCGCAGGCCCTGGCCAGCGACCCGATGCTGCTGCTGTGCGACGAGCCGCTGCTGACTCTGGACCCGGCCAACGCCAAGCTGGTCGCCGCACTGATCGACCGCCGCCGCCGGGAGGCCAACACCACGGTCATGGTGGTGACCCACGAGATCAACACGATCCTGCCGTACGTCGACCGGGTGCTGTACCTGGTCGACGGCCGCTTCCGGATCGGCACCGTAGACCAGGTAATGAACACCGAAACGCTGTCCACGTTGTACCGCGCCGACATTCAGGTGGTGAAGGTCAATGACCGCTATGTGGTGATCGGCGAGGACAGCGGATACGCCTTATGA
- a CDS encoding LamB/YcsF family protein, with amino-acid sequence MAAIDLNADLGEGFGVWRLGDDDAMLGIVTSANVACGFHAGDPASLLRVCRLAAERGVRIGAQVSYRDLAGFGRRFIDVAVEDLVADIVYQIGALQAIAHAAGSTVSYVKPHGALYNTIVTNRDQAAAVASAVYLVDAGLPVLGMPGSAFFDEAARAGLHTVAEAFADRAYRPDGQLVSRREPGAVLDDPAAIAQRVVTMASSGQVTAIDGTQISVSVESICVHGDSPGAVQIATAVRDQLEAAGIDVRPFC; translated from the coding sequence GTGGCCGCTATCGACCTGAACGCCGACCTGGGTGAGGGCTTTGGCGTGTGGCGCCTGGGCGACGACGATGCCATGCTCGGAATCGTCACGAGCGCCAACGTCGCGTGCGGTTTCCACGCGGGAGATCCCGCCAGCCTGTTGCGGGTCTGCCGGCTGGCCGCCGAGCGTGGCGTGCGCATCGGAGCTCAAGTCAGCTATCGCGACCTGGCCGGGTTCGGCCGGCGCTTCATCGACGTCGCCGTCGAGGATCTCGTCGCCGACATCGTGTACCAGATCGGTGCGTTGCAGGCGATCGCGCACGCGGCCGGCTCGACGGTGTCTTACGTCAAACCCCATGGCGCGCTGTACAACACGATCGTGACCAATCGTGACCAGGCCGCCGCGGTCGCATCGGCGGTGTATCTGGTGGATGCTGGGCTGCCGGTGCTGGGCATGCCCGGGTCGGCGTTCTTCGACGAGGCCGCGCGCGCCGGATTGCACACCGTCGCAGAGGCATTCGCCGATCGTGCCTACCGGCCCGACGGCCAGCTGGTCTCCCGTCGCGAACCGGGCGCCGTGCTGGATGATCCGGCAGCGATCGCGCAGCGCGTGGTGACCATGGCGTCGTCCGGACAGGTCACCGCCATCGACGGCACCCAGATTTCGGTGAGCGTGGAATCGATCTGCGTGCACGGTGATTCACCCGGAGCGGTGCAGATCGCCACCGCGGTCCGCGATCAGCTCGAAGCCGCGGGCATCGACGTCAGGCCGTTCTGCTGA
- a CDS encoding sensor domain-containing protein: MRVSGSRMELSMRQEEDPRWGCSHAMAVQDSVVVEARVCLLNKDTDSAANNLLDQIVAKIPQ; this comes from the coding sequence TTGCGGGTCAGCGGCTCGCGCATGGAATTGTCGATGCGCCAGGAGGAGGACCCCCGGTGGGGCTGCTCGCACGCGATGGCCGTGCAGGATTCCGTTGTCGTCGAGGCCCGGGTCTGCCTGCTCAACAAGGACACCGATTCGGCGGCCAACAACCTCCTCGACCAAATCGTCGCCAAGATTCCGCAATAA
- the rlmB gene encoding 23S rRNA (guanosine(2251)-2'-O)-methyltransferase RlmB, translated as MAGNSRRQGAIRKSGSKKAPTVGSGGQRRRGLEGRGPTPPAHLRPNHPAAKRAAQTQPRRPAKRTDETETVLGRNPVVECLRAGVPATALYVALGTEADERVTESVARAADLGIAILEVPRTDLDKMTANHLHQGIALQVPPYNYAHPDDLLTTALQSPPALLVALDNISDPRNLGAIVRSVAAFGGHGVLIPQRRSASVTAVAWRTSAGAAARIPVARATNLTRTLKNWADRRVRVIGLDAGGDTVVDDLDGTDPIVVVVGSEGKGLSRLVRQNCEQVVSIPMAGHAESLNASVAAGVVLAEIARQRRS; from the coding sequence ATGGCCGGCAACTCGCGGCGCCAGGGAGCGATCCGCAAGTCCGGCAGCAAGAAAGCACCGACGGTAGGTTCGGGCGGCCAGCGGCGTCGTGGGCTGGAGGGCCGCGGTCCCACGCCGCCCGCGCATCTGCGCCCCAATCATCCCGCCGCCAAGCGTGCCGCCCAGACGCAGCCACGCCGGCCCGCCAAACGCACCGACGAAACCGAAACGGTGCTCGGTCGCAACCCGGTAGTGGAATGCCTGCGCGCCGGGGTCCCCGCCACCGCACTCTACGTCGCGCTCGGCACCGAGGCCGACGAGCGGGTAACCGAATCCGTCGCCCGGGCAGCCGATTTGGGCATCGCAATCCTGGAAGTGCCGCGGACCGACCTGGACAAGATGACCGCCAACCATCTGCACCAGGGCATCGCGCTGCAGGTGCCGCCGTACAACTACGCCCACCCAGACGATCTGCTCACGACCGCCCTGCAGTCGCCGCCGGCGTTGCTGGTCGCGTTGGACAACATCTCCGATCCTCGCAACCTCGGCGCGATCGTTCGCTCGGTCGCGGCGTTCGGTGGCCACGGCGTGCTGATACCGCAGCGTCGTTCGGCCTCGGTGACGGCGGTGGCCTGGCGCACCAGCGCGGGCGCGGCGGCGCGCATTCCGGTGGCACGTGCCACCAATCTTACCAGGACACTGAAGAATTGGGCCGACCGCCGGGTCCGGGTGATCGGCTTAGACGCCGGTGGCGACACCGTCGTCGACGACTTGGACGGCACCGACCCGATCGTGGTGGTCGTCGGATCCGAAGGCAAGGGGCTTTCCCGATTGGTGCGACAGAACTGCGAACAGGTGGTGTCGATCCCGATGGCCGGTCATGCCGAATCGCTGAATGCCTCGGTGGCCGCCGGGGTCGTGCTCGCCGAAATCGCGCGTCAGCGCAGGAGTTAA
- a CDS encoding MBL fold metallo-hydrolase, translating into MRLKLGRPDIAHYSDRFDMPAAEADGLSATWMGVATLLIDDGSSALMTDGYFSRPSLAQVAAGKLSPSAVRVDGCLARAKVSRLAAVIPVHTHVDHVMDSALVADRTGAQLVGGESAANVGRGYGLPEDRLIVAVPGEPIRLGAFDVTLVESHHCPPDRFPGVIDTPLVPPVKVSAYRCGESWSTLIHHLPSDRRLLIQGSAGFVEGALAGQRADAVYLSVGQLGLRPRSYLLDYWAQTVQAVGARRVILIHWDDFFRPLSKPLRALPYAGDDLDVSIRVLDELAARDGVALHMPTVWRRENPWMV; encoded by the coding sequence ATGCGGCTGAAACTCGGTCGCCCCGACATCGCCCACTATTCGGATCGCTTCGACATGCCGGCCGCGGAAGCCGACGGGCTCTCGGCGACCTGGATGGGTGTGGCGACACTGCTGATCGACGACGGCTCGTCGGCACTGATGACCGACGGCTACTTCTCGCGGCCCAGCCTGGCGCAGGTCGCCGCCGGCAAGCTGTCGCCGTCGGCGGTGCGCGTGGACGGCTGCCTGGCCCGGGCCAAGGTGTCGCGGCTGGCAGCCGTCATCCCGGTGCACACCCACGTCGACCACGTCATGGATTCCGCACTGGTCGCCGACCGCACCGGCGCGCAGCTGGTCGGGGGTGAGTCGGCGGCCAACGTCGGTCGCGGATACGGCCTGCCGGAGGACCGCCTGATCGTCGCGGTCCCGGGCGAACCAATTCGGTTGGGCGCCTTCGACGTAACGCTGGTTGAATCTCACCACTGTCCGCCCGACCGGTTCCCCGGCGTGATCGACACGCCACTGGTGCCGCCGGTGAAGGTGTCGGCGTATCGCTGCGGCGAGTCGTGGTCGACCCTGATCCATCACCTGCCGTCGGATCGGCGGCTGCTGATTCAGGGCAGCGCCGGCTTCGTCGAGGGCGCGCTGGCCGGACAGCGCGCCGATGCCGTCTACCTGTCCGTCGGTCAGCTGGGTCTGCGGCCGCGGTCCTACCTGCTCGACTACTGGGCGCAGACCGTGCAAGCGGTGGGGGCGCGCCGGGTGATCCTCATCCACTGGGACGACTTCTTTCGTCCGCTGTCAAAGCCGTTGCGGGCCTTGCCGTATGCGGGTGACGACCTGGACGTGTCCATCCGGGTGCTCGACGAGCTGGCCGCGCGCGACGGTGTCGCGCTGCACATGCCGACGGTGTGGCGGCGCGAAAACCCTTGGATGGTCTAG